Below is a genomic region from Candidatus Binatia bacterium.
TCGAGGCGCGCCAACGTCTCGTTCGCGTGCAGGCAGAACATGTACTTAAACTCGGGCGTCACCTGGTTGAGCATCCCGATGTTCGCGCCGGCGGAGAAGAACTTCTCGCCCTTGCCCGTGAGGACGATGACTTCGACGTCGGGGTCGAATCGCGCGTCGAGGATCGCCTCGTCGAGCTGTCGCATCATCTCGTGCGTATATGTATTGGCCGGCGGGTCGTCCATCTCGATGAACGCGACGTGACCGTCCTTCCAGTAGTTGATGACGCGCTTGCCGGATAATGGGCGATCTTCGCGTCCAAACGGCGTTTGCTGCGCCTTTCCGTCGACCGTTGTGCTCATGCTAGTTTTCCTTTAGGTGCGATCCAGTTGGGATCTTTGAAGTATTCCTTGAGCTTGGCTTCGTCCGCCTCAGTCGGGAGGACGGTGGGCGCGTACGCCTGCCACTCCGCCTCGCTGAGCTTGCGCCCGTCGACGCCGTAGCGTTGTCCCGCGAAGTCGCCGATCTTACGGTTGAACTTCATGTCGGCAAGGTAGAGTTTCGTCTCGCTCGGATTGACTTCGTTGACGCGAGCCACGGTCGCCAGCGCCTCGTCGTAGAACTGCCGGCGCGCGCGCTCGTTGAGGTGCTCCTTGTCGGGCCGCTCGCCGGCTCGATCCTCGTCGACGCGTCCCTTGATGCCCCACGTATAGGCCCACTGCGCCGAACCCGAATGGTCGGTTCCGAAGAGGTCGAGCGAGCCGGACGACCATTTGTTATAGTACTTCTGCTGGATCTCGACCGGAATGACGCCGGCGTTCGCGATGCGCCGCAGGCCCGTGATGCCGGTGCCCATGTGAAACGACTCCTCGCGCAGCATTGGTCCCATCGACGCGGCCAGTGGAGCGAAGCTGGAATGCGAGAGCATGGTGAGCTGAAACTTCCCGTCGCGATCCATGAAATTCGTGTACGCAAAAAAGTCGAGCCAGTGGGTCACGTCGTCGTTGAACGCGTTGAGCAGGCGATTCTTCTTGCCGAAGGCCCGCCGCTCGAGCATCTTCTGCGCCTCGATCTTTCCTTCGCTGCCGAAATGTTCGACCATCAGGTGACACATCTGATAGCCGTGGCGCGTCTCCTCGACCATGATTCGCACGAGCGAGGCGAGATCGTACTCGCTCGGAGCGTTGTTGACGAGAAAGCGCTGCTGTTCGTTGGAGGCGAATTCGGTGTCCCCCTGATAGACGACCATGTTCAGCACCGCGTCGCGCATCCGCTGATCCGGAATCTCGCGGACCTTCTCCCAGCGCCTCTCGCCTTGAAAGTCGCCGAAGTATATCTCGGGTGTCGGGAGCTCGCCGTATTTCGCCTCGAAGCGATACCCCGGCATGAAGCGGTCGACCAGTTCGCGGTCGAGACCGATGTCGCGCCGCCACTCGTCCAGCATGGCAATCCAGTCGTCGAACGTCGCTATTCGATTCATTCTGAGCCTTCCGATATAACGGTTTTCTATCGAGCGGAGAGAATATCGTTATACTAAGTGGAATCGGGACTGTCAAGGCCAATCACGCGGCCGAATTCCTTTATCTTCACCCTTTACGGCGACATGGTCCACCGGCTGGCCGGCGACGGATCGTTGTGGATCGGGGCGCTCGTTCGGCTGATGGCCTCGTTCGGCGTCTCGGCCCCGGCGGTGCGCCAGGCCGTATCCCGCATGTCGCGCCAGGGCTGGCTGTCCGCTCGCCGCCAAGGCGGCCGAGCGCGCTACGTGGTCACCGAGCGCGGCCGGCGCCGCATCGAAGAGCTCAGCCCGCGCATCTACGGGCCGGTCATCGAATGGGATGGTCGCTGGCGTCTCCTCACCTACGCGATCGGGGAGCGCCACCGTAAGCGCCGCGAGCTACTGCGTAAGGAGCTCGCCGCGCTGGGCTGGGCGACCCTCTCGCCCTCGACGTGGATATCGCCCTCCGACACGCTGGCCGCCGCGCGGGAGGCGGCTCGCTCAACGCTCACGCTGGAAGCCGTCCACCTATTCAGCAGTGAGTACAGCGGGCCGCTGAGCGATCGTGAACTGCTGGAGCGCTGCTGGAACGTCCCGCAGATCGCCTCGGCCTACCATCAATTCATCGGTCGCTATGCACCGCATCTGGAGCGCGAGCGCGAGCGCGGGGACCTGAGTGACGAGGCCGCACTCGTCGAGCGTCTCTGGCTCGTGCACGATTACCGCAGGTTCACGTATCTCGATCCCGGCTTACCGAGCGAGCTCCTCCCGGCACACTGGCCCGGAACTGCCGCAGCCGCGCTGTTTCGGGAATATTACGCGACCCTCGACGCCAAATCACAACGATACTTTCATTTGTGCGCCGGCGGCGCGAACGGGGCTGGAGCTTGATGCGTCGAAGCGACCCGGCCATGCCCAAACGCCTGATGATCGTTTTGACCGGGGCCGCGCTCGTGCTGGCGATTGCCGCCTGTCACAGTGGCTCCGTGACGCCGTCGCCGTCGGCCTCAGGCCCCTCGCCGACGCCGAATCCGAAGATCACGGCGGCGACCGTCAACGTCACGGTCCTCGGCACACCCGCGGCGCGGATTCCGGTAGAGGCATCCACGCCCAAGAATACGGCGAGCCCACGCCCCGGAACACCCTTCGAGACGATAGGGACCAACAAAAAGGGCAACGCGATATTCAACCACCTCAAACCCAGCAAGACCTACTGCTGGGTCGCGATCCTCGGTCCCGGACACACGTCCTCGGATTGCGCCAGCTGGAGCGTCTGGCAAAACTCGACCATTACGCTCGGCACCTAAAAAGTTTACTCGTCGTCGTGTAGGTGGAGATGAGAGCCGTCGTCCGCCTCTGAAAGCACGTCGCGCGCTTCGGCCAGCACGGCATTGGAAAGCGGCCGGCTCGGCGGTTCGATGGATCCTTCCTCGGCGAGGAAGTCGACCTCGCTCCAGTCCTCCCAGGTCTCCAGCGGCTCGCCGTCGAGCGTCGCGGGAAAGCGAACGCAGAAG
It encodes:
- a CDS encoding Phenylacetic acid catabolic protein, with the protein product MNRIATFDDWIAMLDEWRRDIGLDRELVDRFMPGYRFEAKYGELPTPEIYFGDFQGERRWEKVREIPDQRMRDAVLNMVVYQGDTEFASNEQQRFLVNNAPSEYDLASLVRIMVEETRHGYQMCHLMVEHFGSEGKIEAQKMLERRAFGKKNRLLNAFNDDVTHWLDFFAYTNFMDRDGKFQLTMLSHSSFAPLAASMGPMLREESFHMGTGITGLRRIANAGVIPVEIQQKYYNKWSSGSLDLFGTDHSGSAQWAYTWGIKGRVDEDRAGERPDKEHLNERARRQFYDEALATVARVNEVNPSETKLYLADMKFNRKIGDFAGQRYGVDGRKLSEAEWQAYAPTVLPTEADEAKLKEYFKDPNWIAPKGKLA
- a CDS encoding PaaX family transcriptional regulator C-terminal domain-containing protein, which produces MVHRLAGDGSLWIGALVRLMASFGVSAPAVRQAVSRMSRQGWLSARRQGGRARYVVTERGRRRIEELSPRIYGPVIEWDGRWRLLTYAIGERHRKRRELLRKELAALGWATLSPSTWISPSDTLAAAREAARSTLTLEAVHLFSSEYSGPLSDRELLERCWNVPQIASAYHQFIGRYAPHLERERERGDLSDEAALVERLWLVHDYRRFTYLDPGLPSELLPAHWPGTAAAALFREYYATLDAKSQRYFHLCAGGANGAGA